CTCCGCTACGAAATGACAAAAAGACGGTTCGAGCTTCGCTCGAATATCCCACATAAGCTTGCACCCCAGCGAACGGAGTTCGCCGGGACCCCGCGGCGCGTATGTGGGGCACCCAGTGTGGTGGCTCCCTCGCGCTGCTACCATCTCAATAAGAGCCATCCATGAATCAAGAAGTCCTTCTGATCCTGTTCGAATTTGTCGTTCTCGTGTTCGCCTTCTGCATTCATGAGGCGGCGCACGCATGGATGGCCAACCGCCTTGGTGATCCGACAGCGCGGATGCTGGGACGCATCACGCTGAACCCGGTCAAGCATATCGATCCGTTTGGTTCGGTCATCATGCCACTGATCGCGATGTTCTACCATATGCCGCTGATCGGCTGGGCCAAGCCCACACCGGTCACGCCACGCAACTTCAAGAACTACAAGCGCGACGACATTCTGGTCACGCTGGCTGGGCCTGCCTCGAATCTGTTTGTAGCGACGTCAAGCCTGCTGCTGCTGCTGATCATTAAGCATGCAACGGCAGACGGCGGACGGTCTGTCCTGACGGCGGTGATGGTGGCGTTCCGCATTCCCCAGGCATCGACCGAAGGGCTGCCGGCGC
This genomic window from Terriglobus albidus contains:
- a CDS encoding site-2 protease family protein, which translates into the protein MNQEVLLILFEFVVLVFAFCIHEAAHAWMANRLGDPTARMLGRITLNPVKHIDPFGSVIMPLIAMFYHMPLIGWAKPTPVTPRNFKNYKRDDILVTLAGPASNLFVATSSLLLLLIIKHATADGGRSVLTAVMVAFRIPQASTEGLPALFPIALLLYFGVLINLSLFVFNLIPLPPLDGSKVLRHFLPYSVLETYDRIGMFSILILMFLGGRLISIGLNPLLGTFNSLLLGM